The following coding sequences are from one Nicotiana tomentosiformis chromosome 3, ASM39032v3, whole genome shotgun sequence window:
- the LOC104105783 gene encoding uncharacterized protein — protein sequence MGFNTVIGALFQEGTSHVQPLYFNGQHFSHWKVRMKTYTTSYDIKVWRMIKKGNLPIHPKKDANGQVIISTDPLDLDDYTDEQAVVITINAKAKYLLYNAISGEEYKNISSCETAKEMWKKMEVTYEGTNKVKETRINLLVRDYELFQMKDGESAKIIALECQNLEKISYDELRGDLIAFEKTHLDRQIQEKKKTVAFKATVAEPENEKEEEEKEEEEEGGEQDENIAMLSQVVTSMMRRNKNNRRGNSNFKKGRMRNEVDKNDGRCYECGKFGHIQADCSELKKKLSRNLQKKKAFGAWSDEEESDHEEIANICFMALNNNEDS from the exons ATGGGATTCAATACTGTTATTGGTGCTCTCTTTCAAGAAGGGACCTCTCATGTCCAACCTCTTTACTTCAACGGTCAGCATTTCTCTCACTGGAAAGTTCGCATGAAAACGTATACTACGTCGTATGACATCAAAGTATGGCGTATGATCAAAAAGGGAAATCTTCCAATTCATCCCAAGAAGGATGCAAATGGTCAAGTCATCATATCTACTGATCCTCTTGACTTGGATGATTACACTGATGAACAAGCTGTTGTCATCACTATTAATGCAAAAGCAAAATATCTACTGTATAATGCTATCAGTGGAGaagaatataaaaatatatcaagTTGTGAAACTGCAAAAGAAATGTGGAAAAAAATGGAAGTCACTTACGAAGGAACCAACAAAGTGAAAGAGACTAGGATAAACCTCTTGGTTCGGGACTATGAGTTATTTCAGATGAAGGATGGTGAATCT GCAAAGATCATTGCGTTGGAATGTCAAAATCTGGAGAAAATTTCCTATGATGAGCTCAGAGGTGATCTAATTGCTTTTGAGAAAACTCATCTTGACAGACAAATTCAAGAGAAGAAGAAAACCGTTGCTTTCAAGGCAACTGTGGCTGAACcagaaaatgaaaaagaagaagaagaaaaagaagaagaagaagaaggaggagaacaAGATGAAAACATTGCAATGCTCTCTCAAGTCGTAACCAGCATGAtgagaagaaacaaaaataacAGAAGAGGGAATTCCAACTTCAAGAAAGGAAGGATGAGAAATGAAGTTGATAAAAATGATGGAAGATGTTACGAATGTGGGAAGTTTGGTCACATTCAAGCTGATTGTTCGGAATTAAAGAAGAAGCTTAGCAGAAACTTACAAAAGAAGAAAGCTTTCGGGGCATGGAGTGATGAGGAAGAATCTGATCACGAGGAAATTGCTAACATATGTTTCATGGCTCTAAATAACAATGAAGATTCATGA
- the LOC104105782 gene encoding GDSL esterase/lipase APG, which translates to MGIQTLALILVALLGFANRLNAQDSTTLVPAIITFGDSAVDVGNNDYIHTLFKANYPPYGRDFVNRQPTGRFCNGKLATDITADTLGFTTYPSAYLSPQASGKNLLIGTNFASAAAGYDDKTAILNHAIPLSIQMQYYKEYQAKLTKVAGSQKAASILKDALYLLSAGSSDFLQNYYINPYINKLYTPDQYGSYLVGIFTSFVKDLHAQGARRIGVTSLPPLGCLPAARTLFGFHESGCVSKINTDAQQFNKKMNSAATQLQKQLPGLKIAIFDIFQPLYDLVKSPSDHGFTEANRGCCGTGTVETTSLLCNPKSPGTCSNATQYVFWDSVHPSQAANQVLADSLIIQGINLIG; encoded by the exons ATGGGAATCCAAACATTGGCATTGATCTTGGTGGCGTTATTGGGTTTTGCCAACCGTCTGAATGCTCAAGATTCGACTACCCTTGTTCCGGCAATCATTACATTTGGCGATTCAGCTGTGGATGTTGGGAATAATGACTACATTCACACCCTTTTTAAGGCAAATTATCCTCCTTATGGAAGGGATTTTGTTAATCGTCAACCTACTGGTAGATTCTGCAATGGCAAATTAGCCACTGATATCACTG CTGATACACTTGGTTTCACCACTTACCCATCTGCATATCTGAGCCCCCAAGCATCAGGCAAGAATCTCCTTATTGGTACTAACTTCGCTTCTGCCGCTGCTGGCTATGACGATAAAACTGCCATCCTTAAC CATGCAATTCCATTGTCAATACAGATGCAATATTACAAGGAATACCAAGCCAAGCTAACAAAAGTTGCAGGCAGCCAAAAAGCGGCATCAATCCTAAAGGATGCGCTCTACTTATTAAGCGCAGGAAGCAGTGATTTCTTGCAAAATTACTACATCAATCCTTATATTAACAAACTCTATACTCCTGATCAGTATGGTTCTTATCTTGTCGGCATCTTCACAAGCTTTGTCAAG GATTTGCATGCGCAAGGAGCAAGGAGAATTGGAGTAACTTCACTGCCACCATTGGGCTGTCTTCCTGCTGCTAGAACATTGTTCGGATTTCACGAGAGTGGATGTGTCTCAAAAATCAATACAGATGCCCAACAATTCAACAAGAAGATGAATTCAGCTGCTACACAATTACAAAAACAACTCCCAGGCCTTAAGATTGCTATCTTTGACATTTTCCAGCCCCTATATGACCTCGTCAAATCTCCATCAGATCATG GATTCACGGAAGCAAATAGAGGCTGTTGTGGAACAGGAACAGTGGAGACGACGTCGTTATTGTGCAACCCAAAGTCACCAGGGACTTGTAGCAATGCAACTCAGTATGTTTTTTGGGATAGTGTACATCCATCTCAAGCTGCTAACCAAGTCCTAGCTGATTCACTTATCATCCAAGGCATCAACCTTATTGGATAA